In Rutidosis leptorrhynchoides isolate AG116_Rl617_1_P2 chromosome 2, CSIRO_AGI_Rlap_v1, whole genome shotgun sequence, one genomic interval encodes:
- the LOC139887945 gene encoding uncharacterized protein, with translation MAMLASFTPTDKVAHNSHKFDFTLSPTNYGYWKTMVQPFFVTNKLFDYIDGTIPCLPKNVPSSVPSSEKDEETQSQTPNPNYINWVSNDAHIRMLIISTISEASFQHVQGLTSHDLWLSFERAYAPHTPSREYTLKTQLLSSSDYR, from the coding sequence ATGGCAATGCTAGCTAGCTTTACTCCAACAGATAAAGTCGCACACAACTCTCACAAATTTGATTTCACCTTATCTCCCACGAACTATGGTTACTGGAAGACAATGGTTCAACCGTTCTTCGTCACCAACAAATTATTTGACTATATTGATGGCACAATCCCTTGTCTACCTAAAAATGTCCCATCATCGGTCCCATCATCAGAAAAAGATGAAGAAACACAGTCtcaaacaccaaaccctaattacATTAATTGGGTCTCTAATGATGCTCACATAAGAATGCTCATCATTTCTACCATATCCGAAGCATCATTCCAACATGTTCAAGGACTAACGTCTCATGATCTCTGGTTATCCTTTGAGCGTGCCTACGCTCCTCACACTCCCTCTCGAGAATACACTTTGAAAACCCAGCTCCTCAGCTCCTCAGACTACAGATGA